The following are from one region of the Ignavibacteriales bacterium genome:
- a CDS encoding thiamine diphosphokinase: MAKRALVIAYGEPPKKQRLLSLARESNIVICADGGANIALKAGITPDVIVGDLDSIHAEALVKFRKVPTFEDRDDQTTDLEKAILWAINAKSDHMTVVGATGKRVDHSVGNLGVLAKYYPDAIIRFVDDLGEISYVGRDLTFDAKKGDVISLIPLSRCEGIVTKGLRYSLDGETLEIGVREGTSNVVDHSPVSIKVKKGHLLLFELFS, encoded by the coding sequence ATGGCGAAACGTGCCCTCGTAATTGCATACGGCGAACCGCCGAAGAAGCAACGCTTGCTAAGCCTCGCCCGGGAGTCGAATATCGTCATATGTGCAGACGGAGGGGCCAACATTGCATTGAAAGCAGGAATTACGCCCGACGTGATCGTCGGGGATCTGGATTCAATCCACGCCGAAGCGCTCGTGAAATTCCGCAAGGTGCCAACCTTCGAGGACCGGGACGATCAGACAACCGACCTGGAAAAGGCTATTCTCTGGGCCATCAATGCGAAATCTGACCACATGACAGTTGTTGGGGCGACAGGCAAGAGAGTAGACCATTCTGTTGGAAACCTGGGTGTGCTGGCCAAGTACTACCCGGACGCTATCATCCGTTTCGTTGATGACCTCGGAGAGATTTCGTATGTTGGCCGCGATCTGACGTTTGACGCAAAAAAAGGGGATGTCATTTCTCTCATACCGCTGAGTCGGTGTGAGGGGATCGTCACGAAAGGACTCAGGTATTCGCTGGATGGCGAAACGCTTGAGATCGGAGTTCGTGAAGGAACCAGCAATGTCGTCGACCATTCCCCGGTGAGCATCAAAGTCAAAAAAGGGCACCTGCTCCTTTTTGAACTCTTCTCCTGA
- a CDS encoding sodium:solute symporter family protein, giving the protein MVHFGLIDTLLILLYFLAVVFVGFRAARRSRNETEDFFLAGRTLTLPMFVATLVSTWYGGILGVGEFSYKYGISNWVVFGAPYYVFALLFALLLAKRIRATNHLTIPDQLEASYDKRTALLGGVLTFFLITPAAYVLMVGILIQLVFGLDMVTSVTVTTTLTICYLYWGGFRSDVWANALEFVLMFLGFAMILPFAYFKLGGWEYIVTHVPPLHLTWHGGNSWQFIAVWFFIALWTLVDPAFHQRCYAAKDGKTAQRGILISIPFWFFFDFMTSMAGLYARAALPDLPNPAFSYPMLAELTLPPIAKGLFYIGMLATIMSTLSSLMFISASTIGRDIVGRSGTTRSAESRDAMVRRWTKLGLIISAVFSIILALMVPSVVKIWYAIGTAIVPGLLVPLMASYFKPLRIPPRYGFWAMLLGWGTSSAWLICGQFHLVDGAPSYWLGIEPMYPGLALSLSVWFVGRNSFRPQNGSSTGNLL; this is encoded by the coding sequence ATGGTCCACTTCGGCCTCATCGACACGCTCCTCATACTTCTCTATTTTCTTGCCGTCGTCTTCGTCGGATTCCGGGCCGCTCGTCGTTCAAGAAACGAGACTGAGGATTTCTTTCTCGCCGGGCGAACACTCACACTGCCGATGTTTGTAGCCACGCTGGTCTCGACCTGGTATGGCGGAATACTCGGTGTGGGGGAATTTTCATACAAGTACGGGATCTCGAACTGGGTCGTCTTCGGTGCTCCGTATTACGTCTTCGCTCTTCTGTTTGCCTTGCTGCTTGCGAAACGAATCCGGGCAACAAATCACCTGACAATCCCCGACCAACTTGAAGCCTCGTACGACAAGAGAACCGCGCTCCTCGGCGGTGTGCTCACCTTCTTCCTGATTACACCGGCGGCGTATGTGTTGATGGTTGGCATCCTGATCCAGCTCGTCTTCGGCCTGGACATGGTTACGAGCGTCACTGTCACGACCACGCTCACGATCTGTTATCTCTACTGGGGTGGATTCAGATCTGACGTCTGGGCAAATGCACTTGAGTTCGTGTTGATGTTCCTTGGATTCGCGATGATATTGCCGTTCGCGTATTTCAAGCTCGGGGGATGGGAATACATCGTGACACATGTTCCTCCGCTTCACCTCACGTGGCACGGGGGAAACAGCTGGCAGTTCATTGCTGTCTGGTTCTTCATCGCTCTCTGGACGCTCGTGGATCCCGCTTTCCATCAGCGCTGCTATGCCGCGAAAGACGGGAAGACCGCACAACGGGGAATACTCATTTCCATACCGTTCTGGTTCTTCTTTGATTTCATGACGAGCATGGCCGGCCTCTACGCCCGTGCCGCTCTCCCCGACTTGCCCAATCCTGCCTTCTCCTACCCGATGTTGGCCGAGTTGACCTTGCCGCCGATTGCAAAAGGGCTCTTCTATATCGGGATGCTTGCGACAATCATGTCGACATTGAGCAGTCTCATGTTCATCTCTGCTTCGACGATCGGCCGGGATATCGTGGGTCGATCAGGAACAACCCGGAGCGCGGAATCACGTGACGCAATGGTTCGCAGGTGGACAAAGCTAGGACTGATCATATCAGCCGTCTTCTCGATCATTCTGGCATTAATGGTACCATCTGTGGTCAAGATATGGTATGCGATAGGAACTGCAATTGTGCCCGGGCTGCTCGTCCCTCTTATGGCGAGCTATTTCAAGCCGCTCCGCATTCCGCCAAGGTATGGGTTCTGGGCAATGCTGCTGGGTTGGGGCACCTCGAGCGCCTGGCTCATCTGCGGGCAGTTTCACCTCGTCGATGGTGCGCCTTCGTACTGGTTGGGCATCGAGCCGATGTATCCCGGGCTGGCGCTATCGCTATCCGTGTGGTTTGTAGGTCGAAATTCATTTCGACCACAGAATGGTTCTTCGACAGGTAATCTGCTGTAG
- a CDS encoding NAD(P)-binding domain-containing protein: protein MKIGILGSGGVGQALGKGFADLGHDVKIGTRDPGQDKIKTWVGKTGPKASAGTYAEAASFGELLVLASPWSGTENAIKLSEKKNFSDKVVIDVTNPLDFSSGSSPKLALGHTDSGGEQVQRWIPEAHVVKAFNIIGAPFMVNPQFDGGPPDMFICGNDEKAKQKVTDILTAFKWSTVDIGGIEGSRFLEPMAMAWVLYGFKTNTWSHAFKLLRK, encoded by the coding sequence ATGAAAATCGGAATTCTTGGTTCCGGCGGCGTCGGTCAGGCACTCGGAAAAGGCTTCGCCGATCTGGGCCATGATGTGAAAATCGGGACAAGGGATCCCGGTCAGGACAAGATCAAAACCTGGGTTGGAAAAACAGGCCCGAAGGCATCCGCGGGGACCTATGCAGAGGCGGCGTCCTTCGGCGAGCTTCTTGTGTTGGCGAGCCCGTGGTCTGGAACGGAAAATGCGATCAAGTTGTCAGAAAAGAAGAACTTCAGCGACAAGGTCGTCATCGATGTTACAAACCCGCTCGATTTCTCCAGCGGTTCTTCGCCCAAACTCGCGTTGGGGCACACGGACTCGGGGGGCGAGCAGGTTCAGCGGTGGATTCCGGAGGCGCACGTCGTAAAAGCTTTCAACATCATCGGGGCTCCGTTCATGGTTAACCCGCAGTTCGATGGCGGCCCGCCGGACATGTTCATCTGCGGCAACGACGAGAAAGCCAAGCAGAAAGTGACCGACATCCTGACGGCATTCAAGTGGTCGACGGTTGACATCGGGGGGATTGAAGGCTCACGTTTCCTCGAGCCGATGGCCATGGCCTGGGTGCTCTATGGGTTCAAGACCAACACATGGTCTCACGCGTTTAAACTACTACGAAAGTAG
- a CDS encoding prohibitin family protein, producing the protein MIFLFSLLVAIGSFIAWQSARKSSSGNAMARGSSAIFGAAALLFLVLALSQTFTVVPAGSVGVVDFFGSVSDLTLKAGINMINPLAKVVKFSVKTEEIKEAMDVPSKEGLTVKLELSALFHLNPEKAAEVYKTIGENYIQIILEPQFRSVARGVTSGYDARALYTSEREVISQIIQKDLEKLVEPRGITIEATPLRQVGLPAGLTESITEKLRAEQESQRMQFVLTKEKQEAERKRIEAQGISDFQNIVARGISDQLLRWKGIEATEKLATSTNAKIVIIGAGKDGLPLILDTK; encoded by the coding sequence ATGATATTCCTATTTAGTCTTTTGGTAGCAATCGGTTCATTCATAGCCTGGCAATCTGCCCGCAAGAGCTCATCCGGCAACGCTATGGCCCGCGGATCGTCTGCAATTTTCGGAGCCGCTGCACTCCTGTTCCTCGTTCTCGCCCTAAGCCAGACGTTTACTGTCGTCCCGGCAGGCAGCGTGGGCGTCGTCGATTTCTTCGGGTCCGTTTCCGACCTGACGCTCAAAGCCGGCATCAATATGATCAATCCGCTGGCGAAGGTCGTGAAATTCAGTGTGAAGACCGAGGAGATCAAGGAAGCCATGGATGTGCCATCGAAGGAGGGGCTGACCGTCAAGTTGGAGCTGAGCGCACTCTTTCATCTCAACCCCGAGAAGGCAGCAGAAGTGTACAAGACCATCGGCGAGAACTACATACAGATCATCCTCGAGCCGCAATTTCGTTCCGTTGCACGCGGTGTGACGTCGGGATATGATGCGCGTGCGCTCTATACTTCCGAGCGCGAAGTCATTTCCCAGATCATTCAGAAAGATCTGGAAAAGCTCGTGGAGCCGCGGGGAATCACGATCGAAGCGACCCCCTTGCGGCAGGTTGGCTTGCCGGCCGGACTGACAGAATCGATCACCGAGAAGCTGCGCGCAGAACAGGAGAGCCAGCGCATGCAGTTCGTCCTGACGAAGGAAAAACAGGAAGCTGAGCGGAAGAGAATTGAAGCCCAGGGAATTTCCGACTTCCAGAACATCGTTGCCCGCGGCATCAGCGATCAATTGCTCAGATGGAAGGGTATTGAGGCCACCGAGAAGTTGGCAACGTCCACCAATGCGAAGATCGTTATCATCGGAGCCGGGAAAGACGGCTTGCCGCTGATACTCGACACAAAGTAG
- a CDS encoding inositol monophosphatase family protein translates to MIQLAIEAALEAGKYLKESVGKVLEVESKFGQETNLVTQIDKKAEEIIINKIKAKYPDHDFLAEESGSHNKQSEVRWIIDPLDGTLNFTHGMPLFSVSIAVEVKGVVVAGVVYEPNLDELFTAEKGKGAFLNKKPIHVSRVDTLIESMMVTGFPYTIKDNPDNAVQHFVNMLMKAQGIRRLGSAAVDLCYVACGRFDGFWEVFLSPWDMAAGVLLIQEAGGRFTDLSGKPSSIYNKQVLMTNGLIHEKVVEVLAQGMAGKVSTSMS, encoded by the coding sequence ATGATTCAACTTGCCATCGAAGCTGCACTTGAAGCCGGAAAATACCTGAAGGAAAGCGTTGGAAAAGTACTTGAGGTCGAAAGTAAATTTGGCCAGGAGACCAACCTCGTAACCCAGATCGACAAGAAGGCGGAAGAGATCATCATCAACAAGATCAAGGCGAAATACCCTGATCACGACTTTCTTGCTGAGGAATCGGGGAGCCATAACAAGCAATCGGAGGTTCGGTGGATCATTGATCCGCTTGACGGTACGTTAAACTTCACGCACGGGATGCCGCTCTTTTCGGTGTCTATTGCTGTCGAGGTGAAGGGAGTGGTCGTTGCCGGTGTGGTATACGAACCGAACCTCGATGAGCTCTTCACGGCGGAGAAGGGAAAAGGGGCGTTCCTCAACAAGAAACCGATCCATGTTTCCCGTGTTGATACTCTGATTGAGAGTATGATGGTGACGGGATTTCCCTACACCATCAAGGACAACCCCGATAATGCTGTGCAGCATTTCGTGAACATGCTGATGAAGGCGCAAGGGATCAGACGTCTTGGATCCGCGGCAGTGGATCTGTGCTATGTGGCGTGTGGCAGGTTTGATGGATTCTGGGAGGTCTTCTTAAGCCCATGGGATATGGCCGCGGGGGTACTGCTTATTCAGGAGGCGGGAGGCCGATTCACCGATTTGAGCGGGAAGCCGTCCTCGATTTACAACAAACAGGTCCTGATGACAAACGGATTGATTCACGAAAAGGTCGTTGAGGTCCTGGCGCAGGGAATGGCGGGGAAGGTCTCTACATCCATGTCTTGA
- a CDS encoding thymidine phosphorylase translates to MTPVELIKKKREGGTLSEDELRWLISGYVAGSIPDYQMTAFLMACFFRGMSEEETLTFTRLMLHSGVVIDLSDIPGIKVDKHSTGGVGDKVSLILAPIVAACGVPVPMISGRGLGHTGGTLDKLESIPGFRTALSLYEYKAVIRQVGAVLIGQTNEIVPADKKMYALRDVTATVECIPLIAGSIMSKKLAEGIDALVLDVKTGRGAFMQSYEKSLELAQTLVRIGTGFGKETVAFITDMSQPLGTTIGNWLEVVESVECLKGIRGVADGSSDLMEVTHVLSGAMLMLGKKAKTIADGVALSRASIENGSAYRKFLEITATQGGDPAALENLELYPLSNYCIEVKTMESGYVGEIDSLELGLTSITLGAGREQIDDVIDPKAGIVLSKKVGDRVDGGETLAVFHTDREAVLEQTRDRIRNAFHIQSAPPRLKPLILSYVEKGGVKTWM, encoded by the coding sequence ATGACTCCTGTTGAGCTGATCAAAAAGAAGCGTGAAGGCGGAACACTGAGCGAGGACGAACTCCGCTGGCTCATTTCGGGGTATGTCGCCGGTTCCATTCCAGACTACCAGATGACGGCCTTTCTGATGGCCTGTTTTTTCCGCGGCATGAGCGAAGAGGAAACGCTCACGTTCACACGACTCATGCTCCATTCAGGCGTCGTCATCGACCTCTCTGATATTCCCGGCATCAAAGTCGACAAGCATTCGACCGGCGGCGTTGGGGACAAAGTGTCGCTCATTCTCGCGCCGATTGTCGCTGCCTGTGGAGTGCCTGTTCCGATGATCTCGGGCCGCGGGCTCGGTCATACCGGGGGCACGCTCGACAAGCTGGAGTCGATTCCGGGATTCCGCACCGCTCTTTCGCTGTATGAATACAAAGCCGTCATTCGTCAAGTCGGCGCCGTCCTGATCGGCCAGACCAACGAGATTGTGCCCGCCGACAAAAAGATGTACGCGCTTCGCGATGTCACCGCCACTGTCGAGTGCATTCCCCTGATCGCCGGGAGCATCATGAGCAAGAAACTGGCAGAAGGGATCGACGCCCTCGTGCTTGACGTGAAAACGGGACGCGGGGCCTTTATGCAGTCCTATGAGAAGTCACTCGAATTGGCTCAGACGCTCGTGCGCATCGGGACCGGGTTTGGAAAAGAGACGGTAGCTTTCATCACGGATATGAGTCAGCCGCTCGGTACGACGATCGGCAACTGGCTCGAGGTTGTCGAATCTGTGGAGTGTTTGAAGGGAATACGAGGAGTGGCGGACGGGTCGAGCGACCTGATGGAGGTGACCCATGTGCTTTCCGGCGCTATGTTGATGCTGGGGAAGAAGGCGAAGACGATCGCAGACGGGGTGGCACTTTCCCGCGCCAGTATCGAAAACGGCTCGGCCTATCGCAAGTTCCTCGAAATCACGGCGACCCAAGGGGGAGATCCTGCGGCACTCGAAAACCTCGAGTTGTATCCATTGTCCAACTATTGTATCGAGGTCAAAACAATGGAATCGGGGTACGTGGGCGAGATAGATTCGCTGGAGCTTGGTCTCACAAGCATCACGCTTGGAGCCGGCCGGGAACAAATTGATGACGTGATCGATCCAAAAGCCGGTATCGTGCTTTCGAAAAAGGTGGGTGACCGTGTCGACGGAGGAGAGACGCTTGCCGTATTCCACACCGACCGCGAGGCCGTACTCGAACAAACCCGCGATCGGATACGAAACGCATTTCACATTCAGTCAGCCCCTCCGCGTCTCAAACCCCTTATTCTGAGTTATGTAGAAAAAGGGGGCGTCAAGACATGGATGTAG
- a CDS encoding NUDIX hydrolase, protein MTHVKTLKSEKRYSGTIFSLLVDDVEYLSGRRGVREVAEHPGGAVVVPLLDDGTVLLVHQYRYPIKTELLELPAGKLDPGEDPQLCAMRELEEETGYIAGSIRKLTAIYTTPGFCNELLHIYLAMGLKKSPHGQRLEEGEMDLVVKPFHLDDVVNMIERGEIVDGKTICGIMMTAQLLRAGTIHITDPAR, encoded by the coding sequence ATGACACACGTAAAAACGCTTAAGAGCGAAAAACGATACAGCGGAACAATCTTCAGCCTGCTTGTTGATGATGTGGAATACCTTTCCGGCAGGCGCGGCGTACGTGAAGTTGCCGAACATCCGGGAGGCGCTGTGGTTGTTCCACTGCTCGATGACGGCACGGTTCTGCTCGTTCATCAGTATCGCTATCCCATCAAGACGGAATTGCTGGAACTCCCCGCCGGCAAACTCGACCCCGGTGAAGACCCTCAGCTCTGCGCAATGCGTGAACTGGAGGAGGAGACAGGCTACATCGCCGGATCCATCCGGAAACTGACAGCGATCTACACCACTCCCGGATTCTGCAACGAACTGCTTCATATCTACCTGGCCATGGGGCTGAAGAAATCCCCGCACGGCCAGCGGCTGGAGGAGGGCGAAATGGATCTGGTGGTCAAACCATTTCACCTTGACGACGTCGTGAACATGATTGAGCGGGGGGAAATCGTGGACGGCAAGACGATATGCGGAATCATGATGACTGCACAGCTGCTCCGTGCCGGAACGATTCACATCACGGACCCCGCGCGATGA
- a CDS encoding mechanosensitive ion channel — MESLRTYLGSALLSHLIVGALMFLGAMVLGWIAKRFLTTIGRRLASRTDSELDDIIIEIIVDRIKWIAVVAGSYLATEELIRGTDATDLFARQWLGYAQGIIFVCFVAVVTIVLIRLADSTIKYTMERHARRTSSKLNEALFPLVNRIINILVALIALIIVLHHFGQDVSSLVVSLGVGSLAIALAAQETIANMIGGFIIMTDRPFRVGDRIKLPSGEMGDVHEIGIRSTRILDFDNNLIVFPNADLIKGKIINYSYPSEQIRISVDISVPHGTDIDRVRAIITDLATQHPDVLKTPAPAVFLISFGEASLNLQLNGRTDDYRKKFPIETTLREQITRAFAGEGIQLALPYRVVQLFNPPNDTRKNA, encoded by the coding sequence TTGGAATCCCTTCGCACATATCTCGGCAGCGCGCTCCTCTCCCACCTCATCGTCGGCGCCCTCATGTTTCTTGGCGCTATGGTCCTCGGATGGATCGCGAAACGATTTCTGACAACCATTGGCAGACGCCTTGCCTCCAGGACTGACAGTGAACTGGACGACATCATCATCGAAATCATTGTCGACCGGATCAAGTGGATTGCCGTCGTTGCAGGTTCCTATCTTGCCACGGAAGAGCTGATCCGGGGAACCGATGCCACGGATCTGTTTGCACGCCAATGGCTGGGGTATGCACAGGGGATTATCTTCGTCTGCTTCGTTGCCGTTGTGACCATCGTACTCATACGGCTGGCCGACTCCACCATCAAGTACACGATGGAGCGTCATGCCCGGCGCACCTCCTCCAAGCTCAACGAGGCGCTGTTTCCCCTCGTCAATCGTATCATCAACATCCTCGTTGCGCTCATTGCGCTGATCATCGTCCTGCATCATTTCGGCCAGGACGTCAGCAGCCTAGTCGTTTCGCTCGGTGTCGGCTCGCTGGCCATCGCGCTTGCCGCCCAGGAAACGATCGCAAACATGATCGGCGGATTCATCATCATGACCGATCGCCCATTTCGTGTCGGTGACCGTATCAAGCTCCCCTCCGGCGAGATGGGGGATGTCCACGAAATCGGTATCCGCAGCACGAGGATTCTGGATTTCGATAACAATCTCATCGTCTTCCCGAACGCCGACTTGATCAAGGGGAAGATCATCAATTACTCGTATCCGTCCGAACAGATCCGTATTTCCGTTGACATCAGCGTCCCGCACGGAACCGACATTGACCGCGTACGAGCCATCATCACCGATCTTGCCACACAGCACCCCGATGTCCTGAAGACACCTGCACCGGCTGTCTTTTTGATTTCATTCGGCGAGGCGTCTCTGAATCTTCAACTGAACGGCCGCACAGACGACTACCGCAAGAAGTTTCCCATCGAGACGACTCTGCGGGAACAGATCACCAGGGCCTTTGCAGGGGAAGGAATACAACTTGCTCTGCCGTACCGGGTTGTTCAACTCTTCAATCCCCCGAATGACACACGTAAAAACGCTTAA
- the pyrE gene encoding orotate phosphoribosyltransferase, translated as MLSFFNEAVERFSIHYYHTSAVKLPKEQILDIFRETKALLEGHFQLTSGLHSPQYFQCAKVLQYPKYLHLLCGEIAKHFEYADIELVISPAIGGVVVGTEVGRMLRARTIFAERIDGKMQLRRGFEIHPGERTLVVEDVVTTGGSVFEIVDQVKKADARLAGVGYIVDRSNGKILFEAKHFSVLQMDVVTYKPEECPLCKEGGTAIKPGSRGNY; from the coding sequence TTGCTATCTTTTTTCAACGAAGCAGTTGAACGATTTTCCATCCACTATTACCACACAAGCGCCGTGAAACTCCCCAAGGAACAGATTCTCGATATATTCCGCGAGACGAAGGCTCTTCTCGAAGGGCATTTTCAGCTCACCTCCGGACTCCACAGCCCGCAATACTTTCAGTGCGCCAAGGTGCTCCAATACCCGAAGTATTTACATCTGCTCTGCGGCGAAATCGCCAAACACTTCGAATATGCCGACATTGAGCTCGTTATCTCGCCGGCCATCGGCGGCGTCGTTGTTGGCACGGAAGTCGGCAGGATGCTCAGAGCACGGACGATTTTTGCCGAGCGGATCGATGGAAAAATGCAGCTCCGGCGTGGCTTTGAAATTCATCCCGGAGAACGGACGCTTGTGGTTGAAGACGTTGTGACCACCGGCGGATCGGTCTTCGAGATCGTCGATCAGGTGAAAAAGGCGGATGCCCGGCTGGCAGGCGTGGGATATATTGTGGACCGGAGCAACGGGAAGATCTTGTTCGAAGCCAAACACTTTTCCGTTTTGCAGATGGACGTTGTGACGTACAAACCCGAGGAATGCCCGTTGTGCAAAGAAGGCGGCACAGCAATCAAGCCCGGCAGCCGCGGCAACTACTGA
- a CDS encoding tetratricopeptide repeat protein yields MREDRIGKLKALLEQDPNDGFSRYALALEYAGANDSGQAVVLLEDLLLRDQTYVPAYQQLGYLYERLGRLQEAAAIFKRGMHIAAQQGDHHAKAEMQDALDSMEP; encoded by the coding sequence ATGAGGGAAGATCGAATCGGAAAGCTGAAGGCCCTGCTCGAACAAGATCCCAACGACGGTTTCAGTCGTTATGCGTTGGCCCTGGAATATGCCGGAGCCAACGACTCGGGTCAGGCAGTTGTATTGTTGGAAGACCTTTTGCTCCGCGATCAGACGTACGTTCCCGCCTATCAACAACTGGGATACCTGTACGAGAGGCTCGGCAGGCTTCAGGAGGCCGCGGCCATCTTCAAGCGCGGAATGCATATCGCCGCTCAGCAGGGAGACCATCACGCGAAAGCAGAGATGCAGGACGCTCTTGATTCAATGGAACCCTGA
- a CDS encoding 4a-hydroxytetrahydrobiopterin dehydratase: MAPTLLSNDQVSDQIKELHGWTLDGKEIRKLVELTDFVHAMGFVNSVALLAEKHNHHPDIDIRWNKVRLTLSTHSAGGLTEYDFKLAKAIDGL; encoded by the coding sequence ATGGCACCAACCCTTCTGAGCAACGATCAGGTTTCTGATCAGATCAAAGAACTGCATGGCTGGACGTTGGATGGAAAGGAAATCAGGAAGCTCGTCGAGCTGACCGATTTCGTCCATGCAATGGGATTCGTGAATTCGGTGGCACTGCTTGCGGAGAAGCACAACCACCACCCCGATATCGACATCCGATGGAACAAGGTGCGTCTTACACTCTCGACGCACAGTGCAGGCGGCCTGACTGAATACGATTTCAAACTGGCAAAGGCGATCGACGGACTATGA
- the def gene encoding peptide deformylase: MPARDILLLGNPVLRQKCASVKSVRTEETRCIVNDLRDTLMRFRSQRGFGRGIAAPQIGAMQQIIYIDFEFTGPLINPKIVRRSRKKFHLWDDCFSFPDILAHVQRNYSIEVAFLDEQGKKKRLRADGALSELLQHEIDHLNGVLAIDRAIDTKHIVLRSEYEKFSHNSPMAL; this comes from the coding sequence ATGCCTGCACGAGATATCCTGCTTCTCGGCAACCCGGTTCTTCGCCAGAAATGCGCTTCTGTGAAATCTGTGCGGACCGAAGAAACCCGCTGCATCGTCAATGATTTACGCGACACTCTTATGCGCTTTCGATCTCAGCGGGGATTTGGCCGCGGCATTGCCGCGCCGCAAATCGGCGCGATGCAGCAGATCATATATATCGACTTCGAGTTTACGGGGCCTCTCATCAATCCGAAGATCGTCAGAAGAAGCAGAAAGAAGTTCCACCTTTGGGATGATTGTTTTTCCTTCCCCGACATTCTCGCTCACGTGCAGCGGAATTACTCGATCGAGGTCGCCTTTCTAGACGAACAGGGAAAGAAGAAACGGCTGCGCGCAGACGGCGCACTCTCGGAACTCCTCCAGCACGAGATCGATCATCTCAACGGCGTTCTGGCAATTGACCGCGCAATCGATACGAAGCATATCGTCCTTCGCAGCGAGTACGAGAAGTTCTCCCACAATTCGCCGATGGCGTTGTGA
- the murI gene encoding glutamate racemase, whose product MSNSRPIGVFDSGIGGLTVVRALTHHLPHENIVYFGDTARVPYGPKSSQVVREYAAQDTDVLLGHDVKMIVIACNTVSAVALDVVQKRAKVPVVGVIIPGAEAAAEATTKKRVGIIGTIGTVNSNAYVNALRQFDPGIQAFSQACPLFVPLAEEGWTDHKATELIAKEYLFPLTLQKIDTLILGCTHYPLLREVIGKVLHQSVLLIDSGEATAVTVKKLLDDQNMRNASKLKPNLQFNVSDVPHRFTEVGERFLGQKLGRVHRVAGFAA is encoded by the coding sequence ATGAGCAACTCCAGACCCATCGGAGTATTTGATTCAGGCATCGGCGGACTGACTGTTGTACGTGCGCTGACGCATCATCTGCCGCATGAGAACATCGTGTATTTCGGTGACACCGCACGCGTGCCGTACGGTCCAAAATCATCCCAGGTGGTACGCGAATACGCCGCGCAGGATACAGACGTGCTGCTCGGGCATGACGTGAAAATGATCGTGATCGCCTGCAATACGGTTTCCGCAGTCGCCCTCGATGTTGTGCAGAAACGCGCCAAGGTGCCGGTTGTGGGGGTGATCATCCCGGGTGCCGAAGCAGCTGCCGAAGCGACAACGAAGAAACGGGTTGGAATCATCGGCACCATTGGCACCGTTAATAGCAACGCGTACGTCAACGCCCTGAGGCAATTCGACCCGGGTATCCAAGCTTTCAGCCAGGCATGCCCGCTCTTCGTTCCATTGGCAGAGGAAGGATGGACGGATCACAAGGCGACAGAGCTGATCGCCAAAGAATATCTCTTCCCCCTCACGCTCCAGAAAATCGACACGCTCATCCTTGGCTGCACGCACTATCCGCTGCTCAGGGAGGTCATTGGTAAGGTTCTGCATCAGTCGGTCCTCCTCATCGATTCCGGCGAGGCGACTGCTGTCACCGTGAAGAAGCTCCTCGACGATCAGAACATGCGCAACGCAAGCAAGCTGAAGCCAAACCTTCAGTTCAACGTCAGCGACGTGCCGCACAGGTTCACCGAGGTCGGCGAGCGTTTTCTGGGCCAGAAGCTTGGGAGAGTGCACAGAGTCGCAGGTTTCGCCGCGTAA